The genomic interval CCCCGTCGCTCGGGGCCGATCACCCGCTCAGTGGGCCACGTCCTGGCGGCGCAGGAAGTTGTTCACCTGCGTAAAGAACGCCGTGGGCTGCTCCAGCCAGGGGAAGTGCCCCGCCTGCTGGATCACGCTGAAGCGGGCGCCGGGGATCTCGTCGGCATAGGTCTTCGTGCTCTGGAAGGGGATGGGGTCGGCGGCGCCGTGGATGACGAGCACGGGTGCCTGCACCGTCCGCAGCATCGGCCGCAGGTCGAAGTCCGGGCCCAGCGATGCACGGCCCACCACCATCGTAAAGAGCAGCGCGTTGGCCGCGGGGGCCGGGACGTCGCACCAGCTGCCCTTCAGGTTCGCCATATTGCCGGCGTCATGGAAGTAGGCGGGGAACCAGATGCTGAGCAGCTCCTCGCACGCCGCGGCGGGGTCCGGCGACTGCCCGCCCGCCAGCTCGCCGAACAGCTCACCCTGGCGCTGCAGCGCGGCGGCGGAGGTGCGGGCGATGCGCTCCGCCTCGAACTGCGCGTCGTAGTGCGCCTGCACGGGGCCGGGCGTCACC from Longimicrobium sp. carries:
- a CDS encoding alpha/beta hydrolase; protein product: MKIRTLALLLPLAAAACDDAPTISAGTSAPLATSYDAPKTGEGYLPGAGGVQLFYRVYGSGPDTAVVISGGPGLSLGYLDRDLAPLAHGRTVIFYDSRGAGRSTLLFDPAQMGIQQHVADVEAVRQHFGIGKLSLVGHSWGAMVAPMYAAQYPANVNRLVMVTPGPVQAHYDAQFEAERIARTSAAALQRQGELFGELAGGQSPDPAAACEELLSIWFPAYFHDAGNMANLKGSWCDVPAPAANALLFTMVVGRASLGPDFDLRPMLRTVQAPVLVIHGAADPIPFQSTKTYADEIPGARFSVIQQAGHFPWLEQPTAFFTQVNNFLRRQDVAH